In Lemur catta isolate mLemCat1 chromosome 1, mLemCat1.pri, whole genome shotgun sequence, one DNA window encodes the following:
- the SAMSN1 gene encoding SAM domain-containing protein SAMSN-1 — protein MLKRKPSNVSEKEKHQKPKRSSSFGNFDRFRNNSVSKPDDLTEKHDGEPINESGEQNRTSNNGGGLGKKMRAISWTMKKKVGKKYIKALSEEKDEEDGDRVLPYRNSDPVMGTHMEKGSLKASDSMDSLHSGQSSSSGLTSCSDGTSNRDSFRLDDDGPYSGPFCGRARVHTDFTPSPYDTDSLKIKKGDIIDIICKTPMGMWTGMLNNKVGNFKFIYVDVISEEEAAPKKIKAHRRSKREKPNTLQEFLERIHLQEYTSTLLLNGYETLEDLKDIKESHLIELNIENPEDRMRLLSAAENLLDEEIIQEQENEPVPLSLSPDISSNKSQLDDCPRDSGCYISSGNSDNGKEDLESENLSDMVHKISITEPSD, from the exons CGCAGCAGCAGTTTTGGGAATTTTGATCGTTTTCGGAATAATTCTGTGTCAAAACCAGATGATTTAACTGAG AAACATGATGGGGAACCCATAAATGAAAGTGGAGAACAAAACAGAACTTCAAACAATGGAGGAGGTTTGGGTAAAAAAATGAGAGCTATTTCATGGACAATGAAGAAGAAAGTGGGTAAAAAATACATCAAAGCCCTTTCTGAGGAAAAG GATGAGGAAGATGGAGACCGTGTCCTCCCATATCGAAACAGTGACCCTGTGATGGGGACCCACATGGAGAAGGGCTCCCTCAAAGCCAGTGACTCCATGGATAGTCTCCACAGTGGACAGAGCTCTTCAA GTGGACTAACAAGCTGCTCAGATGGTACAAGCAACAGGGACAGCTTTCGACTGGATGATGATGGCCCCTACTCAGGACCATTCTGTGGCCGTGCCAGAGTGCATACTGATTTCACGCCAAGTCCCTATGACACTGACTCCCTCAAAATCAAG AAAGGAGACATCATAGATATCATCTGCAAAACACCAATGGGGATGTGGACAGGGATGTTGAACAATAAAGTGGGAAacttcaaatttatttatgtgGATGTCATCTCAGAAGAGGAAGCAGCCCCCAAGAAAATAAAGGCACACCGAAGGAGTAAAAGGGAAAAACCCAATACTCTGCAGGAGTTCTTGGAGAGAATTCATCTTCAG GAATATACCTCAACACTTCTGCTCAATGGTTATGAGACTCTAGAAGATTTAAAGGATATAAAAGAGAGTCATCTCATTGAATTAAACATTGAAAACCCAGAAGACAGGATGAGGTTACTATCAGCTGCTGAAAATCTCCTTGATGAAGAAA TTATTCAAGAGCAAGAAAATGAACCTGTGCCCCTATCCTTAAGCCCAGACATCTCCTCAAATAAGTCACAGTTAGATGACTGCCCAAGGGACTCTGGTTGTTATATCTCATCAGGAAATTCAGATAATGGCAAAGAAGATCTGGAGTCTGAAAATCTGTCTGACATGGTACATAAGATTTCTATCACAGAGCCAAGTGACTGA